GAGATCTCCAGGGTCGTTCCCAGGAGGGTTATTACGAATTGGAATGGTGATGTGCCAATTATGAGTAGCCCGCCGAAGTCGTATGTCCACCAGTACAGTGGTGTTGCCACCACGGCTAGCCCAAGGACCAGGTACACCAGTGTGATTGGGTACTTGATCCTCATGGTCTCACCCTCAGCCTGACCATTGTTGAGCCTACCATGACCGTTACATTGACATACTCGTTAAGGGCGCTCGCATTGGTTACCCTGAGCCTGAGGATACCAGTGCTGTTTGGTGGTATCTCGACTGGTGCCATAAGGTGTACGTATTGGTTGGTTATGTTGATTATTTCCATGGGTACACCGAGTGGGTTCTTGATGGGGATCTCTATGATCGTTGGTTCAAGCCCCGTACTGCCTATTGTGAACTCCTCTGTTAGGTTCACGCCCATGATGCCCAGGAGTATTGTCACGTTTTTCCCCACTGGGTTGGTTATGTTGGTCATGAGGAACCTAAGCACCGTCTCTCCTATGGGCGGTATTGTCGTGGTGTTCATTAGGTGTAGGATTGGGCTTGTTATGTTGTATATGGTTATTGCGTGGCTCGTTGGGTTTTCGACAGGTATACTCAGTATGGCGCCCCTTAAGTCGCTAAGACCTGCTGTTGTGCTTAGTGGTGTTACCATAGTCAGGTTGATGCCGTTGATGCCCAGTTTTATTAGTACGTCCTCATTACCCATGGCAATGCCCCTGTAGAGACCGAGGTAGTTGCTCACGTTTATGGTTATGTAGGAGGAGCCAGGTGGAACCACCTGTGGTGGGCTTGCCAGTTCTATGTATTGCCCTCGTAATTCATAGATAATCACCTCAGTGTTCAGTGGGTTTTCTACGTTGACCCTCAACACACCGCCTGTGCTGATTGGTGTGGCGTTAATTCCCCTGCTTAGTATGAATTCGCCGCTGATCACCGTACCGCCTAGGTTCATGGATGCGTTAACCACCTCCTCACCCTCCTGGTATAGGGCGTAGAAGCCTGTGTAGTTCCATACGTGGAACTCCGCACTTGCTGTACTGTTTGGTGGTACCTCCACAGGGCTGACTAGGGTTATGTACCTGCCCGTAATGTTGTATATGGTTACCATGAATGGATAATTATTCCTGACTACAATGCGTACGTATCCGCCGCTCAGGTTTGGTATTGATAATTGTACACTGGTTGTTTTACCAAGTATGCCCTCTGTGGTTATTCCCACCCCACACGCTGTCAGGTTCATGGTTATTGCCTCCTCGCCAGCCGTGTATGATTGGTAGAGGGCTTGGGCGTTAGTTATTGTCAGTGCTATGGAGGCTGTGCCCTGTGGCGGGACTGTGTATTGCCTGTTCATGGTTATGTAATTCCCAGTTATGTTGTTTATGACTACTGTGCAGTTGAGGTGGTTCGTTATTAGTAGTGTCATGGCTCGTTCGTTGTATGGTTGCACGCTCATGTCCAGTGTTCCGTTTATGCTGGTTGGTAATTTGGGTACTTCAAAGCTGAGCCCTCCTGTGACATTCATTGGTGCGCTTGGTATGTGCATATGAAGTAATCCAGCGCCGTTATTAATGCTGCTCAGCACGCTTAAGAGTCCCTGGGTATTTAGTTCTATATTGGGCGTAATAACGCTGCTGCTTATTTTGCTTAGTGAATCGTTGACTATACTGATTGGTTGTGTTATGTAATTATGGATATTAGTGGGAACATTATTAATTACTATGTATGCCACTACTATTGCTACAGCTACCAAAATGGCTATGAGTCTAATTATATCCATATGTAATGATTTACCACTATTCTTTATAAATTATAGTATTAGTGGCATGGGTAAAACGTGATGGGTATTATCCTTGTTGTGAATAATGCTTTAATTATGCCTTGCTAATGATGACTTCGCATAATGAGGGAATCACCAGTTGGTGGTGTGATATTTGGATACCTATACACTGCGGTTAATTACACCTTTGCATTGATCTACGTCATCGTATTGACCAGGTACATACCCCTGACCCAGTATGGTTATTACAATACTTTAATGGCCATGATTGGCATGATTGGTTTGTTCTTCCCGACCCTCGGCGTTGATGCGGCTATAGCCAGGGAGGGCGCAATGATGCATTCCAGGGGTTTGGACATTAGTGATCACTACGCAGCCCTGCTCGCAATATCCCTAACAATATCGACACTCTACGCGGCAGCACTAATAATCGCCACGCCACTATACCTCGCCAGTAAAATACCCAGTGAGTATATGGGTCTTACCATTATTTATGCAGTTTATGTAATCACGGCAGGCATTAACGGCGCGTTATCAGCATACCTATGGATGACTGGCAGATTAGTAACACAGGGAATTGGCAGTATGCTGGGTAGCATAACATTTAGGAGTATTGAGATAGCGTTGATGCTTGTGATGAGGAATGTTTACGCAATACAGTTGGGTATGGTGACTGGTCAATTAGCCACATTGATTTACTACCTGTCCCTGGTTAGGCACATACCGAACCCAGTGAGGGGAATTTCATTGATAAGGAGGGGTTTGAGGGGTTACGTAAACCTTGGCATTCAGAATTGGTTGCTTGGTTACCTGGGTTCCGTGGGTGGTTACGCAATAACCTACATAATTTACTTATTCATAGGCACGAATTACGTAGCCCTCTACAGCCTAGTCACTTACATGCTTGGTGCGGTGACTGCCCTGGGTGGTGCCGTGACTAACGTCTTTGGGAGTAGGGTAGCCCATGCAATTGGCAGTAATGCAAGTGAGACGCATCACTTGATCCGTGATTACGCGGTAGCAGCCATCGCAGTGAGCGGCATATTAGCCCTCGGCGCTGCATTACTCGCGCCGTTACTGCCATTGATTGGTATTGTCCATGGTAATTATATTGACGCAATACCCTATGGTATTGCCCTGTTCGGTACTGCGGTGCTTAGTTCCGTGGTTTCCATATACACGACGTATTACTGGTTACTGGGTAGGGGTTGGAGTGCCCTCGTAATTTCCGGGATTGGCATAGTCACGAGTGTCTTATCATCATTATCCCTACTGGCCTTTGATGGTGGTATTGGTCTCTACGCCGTTATATTGTCCTCCTACCTCGGGTCTATGGTTTCCATAATCATCTACCTAGCCATTGATAGGGGACCAAGCGCTGCTCACTTGGCTGTGAATACCGCAATCTACCTATTGCTCTCGGTCGCGGTGGCTCTATCCTACATACTAATCACAAGTTCCTGGCCACTCTACCAATTGATTATTTTTCTCCTCGCGCTATTAATAACATACATTGTGAGACCAATACCTAGGTCTGTGCTTGATCAATTACCTGGTTTCATTAGGCCTCTCCTGGCTCCATTTGTGTCATAATTTATGCGAAAAGCTTTATTTTCACCCCCTGAAGTTCTTGTTTGATGCTTGATAATTACGTAATTGACCTAGTTAGGGATTTCCTGGTGAGTCACGTGAATGGTGTCGACCTTCATTTCCTACTCCACGTGAGGTCACTCGCCATTAGGGTGAATTCCTGGTGGAGGGTGAACCCACTCAGGAGAGCATTGCTTAATGCCACAATTATGTACTTGAGGATGGGCTTCATTGTGAAGTCAAGAGCCTTAATTAATATGCTTAGGGACGCCGTGATAGAGGCACTACTTGGGGCAGTGATGAGGAGGCTATCCTTCGTTGCCTACGTGGTTGGCATTAGGATTGCTGGGCATGGTAAGGACCCAGTGATTGCTGGGCTCCAGTGGCTTAATAGGCCAGGTCATTACAGGTGGTTGGCTAAGTGATCCGTTGGTCATTAATATTGATCCTGTTGCTTGCGGTATTGGGAATAACGGCGTATGCACAGCAATCAAGTGCCTTAATGGCTTACCACTACATTGTTGAGTTGAGTAGGTTGGGTGTTAACACCACGGTTCTAATTAATGAATTGAATCAAGCCATCTACCTTGAGAGCGTGGGGCAGGTGAGTAATGCCTCGTTAATCATAAATAGCATAGTCACCAATGCGCAATCAATGCTTCCTGGGACTGGTCTTCATCACATGGTTTATATGGTAGTTGAGGCCCTGGTAATCGTGCTTGTAATAGCCCTAATCGTGGTGCTTTACGTGTGGAGGCGTGAATTCATAGGCTCTATCTGGCTTAGGGTTAGGGGTGGTAATAGGGTTAGGGGCGGTGGCCCTGGTAGGAGTAGGACGTTTTTGTTTAATGAGGAGGTAGCCGCAGTGGCCTTGTCCCTTGTCATAATACTCATTGTATTCCTAACAGCCCAGTCAGTGGTGAGTAGTTATACCCAGTCCTTCTCTGCAATAGCCCTCCTCGGCCCCACTGGAAAGCTTGGTGATTACCCGAGCACAGTAATCATTGGACAACCAATTAACCTCTACATATATGTCTATAACCACATGGGTGTCCCTACCTGGTTCATTGTTAAGGTCTTCATAACAAGCAACACGAGCGCCGAACCACCACTCAACCAGACACCGGTCATGGTCTTCCAGAGGGTTTTGGCGAATAATGGGACTTGGATCGAACCACTAACGTTTAGCCTAAACTCCACTGGCTCGTATAGGTTGATTGGGGAGCTTTGGATGTACGACCCAGGTAATTTAACGCTTACGTACACGGGTAATTACGTGCAGTTGTGGATCAATGTCACGCAGGTGATGCCCAGTGGATAATAGTGATGTAAAGAAGGCCATCAGGAAGGCCCTAGGCGCTAACCAGTGCTCCAGTGTCAGTGAATTGGTTAGTGTTGTTTCAAGGGACTTGGGCTTATCGCAGGGCGTTGTTGCCTATGAGGTAATGATGATGTGGAAGAATGGGGAACTGGAACTGGAGGGTGTCCCGCGCAACGCTGTTGCTTATGTCTTTAGTATCGAGGGTATTTGGTACTGGGTATCCCTGGTCCTTGTTATTTCCTCCGTGGTTGCGGTATTGCTAATAGCATCGGGTCCCCTCATCTACCTTAGGTATGGCCTTGGGGCATTGATGATACTCTTCATGCCAGGCTACGCACTTGTTGAGGCTCTGTACCCAAGGGGTGATGAGTTGAGTCCGTTGGAGAGACTTGCCCTGTCCATAGGACTTAGCCTAGCCGTTGTTCCCCTAATTGGCTTACTACTTAATTACACACCATGGGGTATTAGGTTTGTGCCTATTGTGATTTCTACGAATATCATAACAATTGCCCTACTCACGGTTGCCCTGGTTAGGAAGGCCAGAGCATTCGAGGCAGGTGAGGATAGGTGCCAGGGATAAACAGTGACCTAGGCATATCACTGTTGATACTTGGTGCTGGGCTAACAGTGATTGGTTACTTGATCCTTGACTCAACACCAGTCCTTGTCCTCGGCATATCGGTGATCATAATGGGCCTATTGGCCGCGTGGGGTGAGGGAGCGCTGGAGAGGACTCAATTGGAGCTTGCCAGGACTGGTTGGGTGAATGTTAGTGTATTGCTTGAGAGCCTTGGGGTGGCTAATAGGGCCATTTATATGCCCAGTAATACCACGGAGTTCGGGGTCACCATGGCACTAGTACCACTGGTTAAGCCCATACCACCCAGCATTAGGTTGCCCAGGGGATTCGCCGTTAAGTACGGTGCAGAAGGCGAGACCGGCCTACTGCTCTACACACCAGGCTCCGCGGCAGTTACTAAGTGCATGGGTGCTGGTGCAATAGGTGGTGATGCCTCCACAAGCCTAACCAATTGCCTTGTTAATCACCTAACCGTGGCTAGAGGTATAGTGACTACCATCAGTGATAATGGCATTACTGTGGTTGTCAGGGATTCGAGGGTTGGTGAGCTTTACGGTAATGAATTAACAAGGTCCATTATTGGTTCACCAACAGCTTCATTAGTCGCTGCAGTGATTGCTGAATCCCTTAACTCACCGGTCATGATCGAGTCCGAGGAAGTCAGGGGCAGGGATTTAGTGGTTAGGCTTAGGGTGCTTGGTCGTGGTGCTTAAGCAACTACTAATAACGCAGTTAATGCTTTACGCGGTGATCATCGCATTCCTGGCATACTTGGGTGTTGGTGACATTGCCATATACATTTCACTGATTATCCTGGTCTACCTAGTGACCATAGTGACTGCCCACCCACTACCGCCTGGTATGCGTAGGGTATCCACAGTAATCACTGTGGTATTGGTTGCTATATTCCTCTACTTCGCAATAATTAGGATACTTGAAATACTGGGTGTGCCAGTACTATGAGGGTTATTTACCTCGCATTGATTGGGCTCCTCTTCATAATTGCCATTACTTACCTAGGCCACATGATTAGGTGGCAATCATTATCGATAATGAATCCACTTAATGAGAAGTTGTCTGTTGATGTGCAGGGCGTCACAAACCTATTCATAGAGGCCCTTGAATTGAATGCAATAAGCAACTACACGGACGCGCTGAGTCTCCTTAAGGCCCTAGGTGCTTCCGGGGCAGTAAGGGCTATGCCTGCATTAAGCCAGTTACATTCCTACGAGTCACAACTCACTAATTACCTATCTGAGTTAGGTAGTATTTACTCCGAGTCCCTTAGCCTAATATCAATGGGCAACTACAGTGGTGCTAGGAGCCTCGCCCTTGAGGGTTTACTACTCGATAGTGAGGCGAATAATGAGTTAAACACCATAGCGAACATAATCAGTAGTGTTGCTCCTAACAGTACTGGGCAGGTGATTGGCACAATCCAATCAATTAGGCAGTACCTAGTCAATCTCAATAATACTTTTCTAGGCATAATAGCCAGTAATTATACAGGGACTGAGTTAACAATAGCAGTCTCACCAAACCCGGTGGTCATTGGTGAGGATGTTATTACCCAGGGAGTGCTGACTATGGTAAATGGAACGCCAATACCGAACGCCACCGTGACCATATACATAGGCAATAACCAGGTTGGTTATGCAATAACAAATGCAGCTGGTCATTACTCACTGAGCTTTGTAATACCGCAGATTTACATGAATATAACAAACGTGACCGCGCTATACAACCCAACACCAGGAAGTAACTTCCTACCCTCTAGGGCGGTGGCTCCCATAATCATTAACTTCAACTCAACGCAACTCATTGTTAATTATACTAAGCAGGTGACGTGGGGTAGCGCAATAAACATTAGTGGTTATGTGAATGGACCCCCACTTAGGCAGGTAATTATTAGTATTAATGGGTTTAATGTAAGTACGTACGCCATAAACAATAGGTTTTACGCATCGGTAGGCACAACCAACATGACACCCGGTAATTACTCACTCATGGTTTACGCACCACCCATTAATTCATACTCACCCGCCTACTTCAACGGCACCATTGCGGTATCCCCAATAATAATTAATGCAACAGTAACGGCAAGTAATGTGGCGATTGCTGGCTTGTCAGTACCAGTGACCATACATGTAACTCCCTGGATCAACAACCTAACACTTACGATATATCTCGGTAATGAGGCGATGAACATCAGTGCGCCAGGCCCTAACTTCACAGTCTCATTATCAATACCAGCATCCCTAAGCATGGGTAGGCGTTACATAGTTGTTTCAGTGGTTACAAATCCACCAGTAATAGGTACTCCCTATGCCTACGGTATCTTCGTAATAAACCCAATCGAGGTCGTAATACCCATAGCCCTCGCAATACTGCTCTTCCTACTTGTGCGTTCAGGTATGATAACAATAACCAGCAGACAGGAGGTTATTAACCCACGGGAGTCAGAATCCCTTAATCCCATCCCACTCAGTATTAGGGCTAGGCCTGAGGTTAAGGCGTTGGAGAGGAAAATAATGAGTAATGTACCGGTTGGTAAGATAAACATTGATAGTGTTAAGGAGATTGTCAGTGCAATGGCTAGTGCAATTTACGTGGTAAGCAAAAAAACTGGGATTAAATTGAGAAGTACGGATACGCTCAGGGAGTACCTAAGCGCCATGACTGGTAAGTTGGGTGATGATGATTACACGGTGCTCGCATCCCTCGTTAAACTGACGGAGTACG
This is a stretch of genomic DNA from Vulcanisaeta moutnovskia 768-28. It encodes these proteins:
- a CDS encoding oligosaccharide flippase family protein — its product is MRESPVGGVIFGYLYTAVNYTFALIYVIVLTRYIPLTQYGYYNTLMAMIGMIGLFFPTLGVDAAIAREGAMMHSRGLDISDHYAALLAISLTISTLYAAALIIATPLYLASKIPSEYMGLTIIYAVYVITAGINGALSAYLWMTGRLVTQGIGSMLGSITFRSIEIALMLVMRNVYAIQLGMVTGQLATLIYYLSLVRHIPNPVRGISLIRRGLRGYVNLGIQNWLLGYLGSVGGYAITYIIYLFIGTNYVALYSLVTYMLGAVTALGGAVTNVFGSRVAHAIGSNASETHHLIRDYAVAAIAVSGILALGAALLAPLLPLIGIVHGNYIDAIPYGIALFGTAVLSSVVSIYTTYYWLLGRGWSALVISGIGIVTSVLSSLSLLAFDGGIGLYAVILSSYLGSMVSIIIYLAIDRGPSAAHLAVNTAIYLLLSVAVALSYILITSSWPLYQLIIFLLALLITYIVRPIPRSVLDQLPGFIRPLLAPFVS
- a CDS encoding DUF1616 domain-containing protein, with the translated sequence MIRWSLILILLLAVLGITAYAQQSSALMAYHYIVELSRLGVNTTVLINELNQAIYLESVGQVSNASLIINSIVTNAQSMLPGTGLHHMVYMVVEALVIVLVIALIVVLYVWRREFIGSIWLRVRGGNRVRGGGPGRSRTFLFNEEVAAVALSLVIILIVFLTAQSVVSSYTQSFSAIALLGPTGKLGDYPSTVIIGQPINLYIYVYNHMGVPTWFIVKVFITSNTSAEPPLNQTPVMVFQRVLANNGTWIEPLTFSLNSTGSYRLIGELWMYDPGNLTLTYTGNYVQLWINVTQVMPSG
- a CDS encoding DUF1616 domain-containing protein, which codes for MDNSDVKKAIRKALGANQCSSVSELVSVVSRDLGLSQGVVAYEVMMMWKNGELELEGVPRNAVAYVFSIEGIWYWVSLVLVISSVVAVLLIASGPLIYLRYGLGALMILFMPGYALVEALYPRGDELSPLERLALSIGLSLAVVPLIGLLLNYTPWGIRFVPIVISTNIITIALLTVALVRKARAFEAGEDRCQG
- a CDS encoding carboxypeptidase-like regulatory domain-containing protein: MRVIYLALIGLLFIIAITYLGHMIRWQSLSIMNPLNEKLSVDVQGVTNLFIEALELNAISNYTDALSLLKALGASGAVRAMPALSQLHSYESQLTNYLSELGSIYSESLSLISMGNYSGARSLALEGLLLDSEANNELNTIANIISSVAPNSTGQVIGTIQSIRQYLVNLNNTFLGIIASNYTGTELTIAVSPNPVVIGEDVITQGVLTMVNGTPIPNATVTIYIGNNQVGYAITNAAGHYSLSFVIPQIYMNITNVTALYNPTPGSNFLPSRAVAPIIINFNSTQLIVNYTKQVTWGSAINISGYVNGPPLRQVIISINGFNVSTYAINNRFYASVGTTNMTPGNYSLMVYAPPINSYSPAYFNGTIAVSPIIINATVTASNVAIAGLSVPVTIHVTPWINNLTLTIYLGNEAMNISAPGPNFTVSLSIPASLSMGRRYIVVSVVTNPPVIGTPYAYGIFVINPIEVVIPIALAILLFLLVRSGMITITSRQEVINPRESESLNPIPLSIRARPEVKALERKIMSNVPVGKINIDSVKEIVSAMASAIYVVSKKTGIKLRSTDTLREYLSAMTGKLGDDDYTVLASLVKLTEYALYSPYVPTDNDVNTAWDLARRFTQ